One Rossellomorea aquimaris DNA window includes the following coding sequences:
- the hpt gene encoding hypoxanthine phosphoribosyltransferase — protein MLNQDIEKVLISEEELQEKIKALGAQLTEEYQDRFPLAIGVLKGAMPFMADLCKRMDTHMEMDFMDVSSYGNSTVSSGEVKIVKDLDTKVEGRDILIIEDIIDSGLTLSYLVELFRYRKAKSISIVTLLDKPTGRKADIKADYVGFIVPDEFVVGYGLDYAERYRNLPYIGVLKPRVYTTGE, from the coding sequence TTGTTAAACCAAGATATTGAAAAAGTGTTAATTTCAGAAGAAGAACTTCAAGAAAAGATTAAAGCATTAGGTGCACAATTAACAGAGGAATATCAAGATCGTTTTCCTTTGGCAATTGGAGTTTTAAAAGGTGCAATGCCATTCATGGCTGACCTTTGTAAACGTATGGATACGCATATGGAAATGGATTTCATGGATGTATCCAGCTACGGGAACTCTACTGTCTCTTCAGGAGAAGTAAAGATTGTGAAAGATTTAGATACGAAAGTGGAAGGTCGGGATATCCTGATCATTGAAGATATCATCGACAGTGGTCTAACATTAAGCTACCTTGTGGAGCTGTTCCGTTATCGTAAAGCGAAATCCATCAGCATTGTCACTCTGCTTGACAAGCCGACTGGACGTAAAGCTGATATCAAAGCGGACTACGTGGGCTTTATTGTCCCTGACGAGTTCGTCGTCGGATATGGTCTGGATTACGCTGAAAGATACCGTAATCTGCCGTATATCGGAGTTTTAAAACCAAGAGTGTATACAACTGGAGAATAA
- the tilS gene encoding tRNA lysidine(34) synthetase TilS, with product MGEMDSGSGSVMLEQTIKRFIQDHRLIEKGDRILVAVSGGPDSLALLHFLDSNKAEWEVEVVAAHLDHMFRGDESYQELLFVKEYCNKRNIPFYSERVDVSMEIERKNGSLQEMARQIRYEFLMEVMEEASATKLALGHHGDDQVETILMKLTRGASGASRAGIPLKRSITAGEIIRPFLSVTKEHIETYCERHDLNPRRDPSNLKEDYTRNRFRKKVLPFLKKENPHVHLQFQRFSEELTEDEAYLEELARAKLNKVWNNTGDFSSLHIDGFLAMPQPLQRRGINLILNYLYKLRPSSLSSIHIYDVLGILKGKTPNASLDLPKGLKVTRAYHTCYFHFGELALTEAPYCHEIQVNETLELQGGYQFLLYFSSSLAEDRTGDRIYIDPDKVTLPLYVRTRKSGDRMKVKGLEGSKKLKTLFIDEKIPVHLRDEWPIVVDADNHILWVPGMKKSTYDLGEEQENSLVLQFKSNHLLGGS from the coding sequence ATGGGGGAAATGGATTCAGGAAGTGGAAGCGTTATGTTAGAGCAAACGATTAAAAGGTTTATTCAAGACCATAGGTTGATTGAAAAAGGAGATCGTATTTTGGTGGCAGTGTCGGGAGGCCCTGATTCCTTAGCGCTGCTCCATTTTCTTGATTCGAACAAAGCTGAGTGGGAAGTAGAAGTCGTTGCGGCTCATCTTGATCATATGTTCAGAGGAGACGAATCCTATCAGGAACTCTTGTTCGTCAAAGAATACTGCAATAAGAGAAACATCCCTTTTTACAGTGAAAGAGTGGATGTATCAATGGAGATCGAGCGGAAGAATGGAAGTCTGCAGGAAATGGCCCGTCAAATTCGTTATGAATTTTTAATGGAGGTCATGGAAGAGGCATCTGCTACGAAATTAGCTCTTGGCCATCATGGGGATGATCAAGTAGAAACCATCCTGATGAAGTTGACAAGAGGAGCATCCGGGGCTAGCAGAGCCGGGATTCCCTTGAAACGATCCATTACTGCAGGTGAGATAATACGGCCATTTCTCTCTGTTACAAAAGAGCATATAGAGACGTATTGTGAAAGGCACGATCTAAACCCGAGGAGAGACCCCAGTAATCTGAAGGAAGATTATACCAGGAACAGGTTCAGAAAAAAGGTTCTTCCTTTTTTAAAAAAAGAGAATCCTCATGTTCATCTCCAATTTCAACGATTTAGTGAAGAATTGACAGAAGATGAGGCATATTTAGAGGAATTAGCAAGGGCTAAGTTGAATAAGGTATGGAATAACACTGGGGATTTCTCATCTTTACATATCGATGGTTTTCTTGCAATGCCTCAGCCTTTACAAAGAAGAGGGATTAATCTAATATTAAACTATCTTTACAAACTTAGACCATCTTCCTTATCGTCTATACATATTTACGATGTATTGGGTATATTAAAAGGAAAAACGCCTAATGCCAGCTTGGATTTACCAAAAGGGCTTAAGGTAACAAGGGCGTATCATACATGTTATTTTCATTTTGGAGAACTAGCGTTAACCGAAGCTCCTTATTGTCACGAGATACAGGTTAATGAAACGCTTGAACTTCAAGGTGGATATCAGTTCCTTCTTTATTTTTCTTCCTCGTTAGCAGAGGATCGTACCGGTGATAGGATCTACATTGATCCGGACAAGGTTACCCTGCCATTATATGTGCGTACGAGAAAGAGCGGAGATCGAATGAAAGTGAAGGGGTTGGAAGGCTCAAAGAAGCTTAAGACACTCTTTATTGACGAAAAAATTCCTGTTCACCTCCGTGACGAGTGGCCGATTGTAGTGGACGCAGATAACCACATACTTTGGGTTCCGGGAATGAAAAAGTCTACTTACGATTTGGGAGAAGAGCAAGAAAATAGTTTAGTACTACAATTTAAGAGCAATCATCTTCTAGGAGGCAGTTGA
- a CDS encoding type III pantothenate kinase — MIFVMDVGNTNIVFGVYENDHLKYHWRAETNRHKTEDEFGMLVKNLFEHVKLTFDEIDGIIISSVVPPIMFSLERMCEKYFNITPLVVGPGIKTGLNIKYENPREVGADRIVNAVAGIQEYGGPLIIVDFGTATTYCYINEERQYMGGAIAPGIGISTEALYSKAAKLPRIEIARPEHIIGKNTVTAMQAGILYGYVGQVEGIVQRMKAQSKKEPTVIATGGLATLISKESNSIDVVDPFLTLKGLKLIYKRNMI; from the coding sequence TTGATTTTTGTAATGGATGTAGGGAATACCAATATTGTGTTTGGTGTGTATGAAAATGACCATTTAAAATATCATTGGAGAGCTGAAACGAATCGACATAAAACGGAAGATGAGTTTGGAATGCTTGTGAAGAATCTGTTCGAGCATGTGAAGCTGACGTTTGACGAGATTGACGGAATCATCATTTCCTCCGTTGTCCCTCCAATTATGTTTAGTTTGGAACGTATGTGTGAGAAGTATTTTAATATTACTCCGCTCGTCGTTGGACCTGGTATTAAAACCGGTTTAAATATCAAGTATGAAAATCCAAGGGAAGTCGGAGCGGATCGAATCGTAAATGCTGTCGCTGGTATTCAAGAATACGGTGGTCCTCTCATTATTGTTGATTTCGGTACAGCGACGACGTATTGCTATATCAATGAGGAAAGACAATATATGGGTGGAGCGATCGCCCCTGGTATAGGCATTTCAACGGAAGCCCTGTACTCGAAGGCGGCCAAATTGCCAAGAATTGAAATTGCCCGTCCTGAACACATCATTGGAAAGAATACCGTAACCGCTATGCAAGCAGGTATTCTCTATGGATATGTTGGACAAGTAGAAGGTATCGTTCAAAGAATGAAAGCGCAAAGTAAGAAGGAACCCACAGTCATTGCTACGGGAGGATTAGCTACATTAATTTCGAAAGAATCCAACAGCATTGACGTCGTAGATCCTTTCCTTACATTAAAAGGTTTAAAATTAATATACAAAAGAAACATGATCTAA
- a CDS encoding VWA domain-containing protein, with translation MKPGTLRQILLITDGCSNQGEDPIAMAALAKEQGISVNVIGVMDNDVIDDNGMQEIEGIALSGGGVSQIVYAQQLSQTVQMVTRKAMTQTLQGVVNKELKQILGKSASMEELPPEQRGEVMEVVDELGESVDMEVLILVDTSASMKHKLPTVKEALLDLSLSLNARMGDNKFSVFVFPGKRQDVEKLLDWTPKLETLTSIFSKLSPGGITPTGPAISEAITHFKKKRSLRGLLSRGDDEQYFEETI, from the coding sequence ATGAAGCCAGGTACACTTCGTCAAATTCTATTAATTACTGATGGTTGCTCTAATCAAGGTGAAGACCCGATTGCGATGGCGGCTCTTGCGAAGGAGCAGGGAATCTCAGTGAACGTCATTGGGGTCATGGATAATGATGTGATAGATGATAATGGAATGCAGGAAATTGAAGGAATTGCTCTATCGGGGGGTGGAGTAAGTCAGATTGTATATGCCCAACAGCTTTCTCAAACAGTACAAATGGTCACGCGCAAAGCGATGACACAAACCTTGCAGGGGGTTGTAAATAAAGAGCTGAAGCAAATCCTAGGTAAATCCGCATCCATGGAGGAACTTCCTCCCGAACAACGGGGGGAGGTCATGGAGGTTGTCGATGAACTGGGAGAATCCGTTGATATGGAAGTGTTGATTCTTGTCGATACGTCTGCGAGCATGAAGCATAAGCTTCCCACGGTTAAGGAAGCCTTATTAGACCTGTCATTAAGCCTGAATGCAAGAATGGGTGATAATAAATTTTCCGTCTTTGTATTTCCCGGGAAACGACAAGATGTCGAAAAATTGCTGGATTGGACACCAAAACTCGAAACATTGACGAGTATATTCTCTAAATTGTCTCCAGGTGGAATTACTCCAACAGGTCCGGCGATCTCAGAAGCTATCACCCACTTTAAGAAAAAACGTTCATTAAGGGGATTGCTCTCTCGTGGCGATGATGAACAATACTTCGAAGAAACCATTTAA
- the ftsH gene encoding ATP-dependent zinc metalloprotease FtsH, producing the protein MNRIFRNTIFYLLVFLVIIGVVSYFSNNNEPTKNIEYSTFINNLEDGDVSSFSIQPGRGVYEVKGQMEGAKEGEYFLTYVLTTDGKLMEKINTAASEQGIDVEVLQAKETSGWVSFFTTIIPFVIIFILFFFLLNQAQGGGSRVMNFGKSKAKLYSEEKKKVRFKDVAGADEEKQELVEVVEFLKDPRKFSEVGARIPKGVLLVGPPGTGKTLLARAVAGEAGVPFFSISGSDFVEMFVGVGASRVRDLFENAKKNAPCIIFIDEIDAVGRQRGAGLGGGHDEREQTLNQLLVEMDGFGANEGIIIVAATNRPDILDPALLRPGRFDRQITVDRPDLRGREAVLKVHSHNKPLDDSVDLKAIAMRTPGFSGADLENLLNEAALVAAREDKKKIDMRDIDEATDRVIAGPAKKSRVISEKERKIVAFHEAGHTVIGLVLDEADMVHKVTIVPRGQAGGYAVMLPKEDRYFMTKPELLDKITGLLGGRVAEEIIFGDVSTGAHNDFQRATGIARKMVTEYGMSDKLGPLQFGQSQGGQVFLGRDINSEQNYSDAIAYEIDLEMQRLIKESYERAKRILTENRDKLELIAKTLLDIETLDAAQIKHLMDHGKLPERIYESDQENSDVKVNIQKKNEETVIEEDTASKEDDSNSDRT; encoded by the coding sequence ATGAACCGGATCTTTCGAAACACCATATTCTATTTACTGGTCTTTTTAGTGATTATAGGTGTGGTGAGTTATTTCAGTAACAACAACGAGCCAACCAAAAATATCGAGTACAGTACGTTTATTAATAACCTTGAAGACGGAGACGTTTCTTCTTTTTCAATTCAGCCTGGCAGGGGCGTTTATGAAGTAAAAGGACAGATGGAAGGGGCTAAAGAAGGAGAGTACTTCTTAACCTATGTCCTTACTACAGATGGAAAGTTAATGGAGAAGATCAATACGGCAGCATCAGAGCAAGGAATTGATGTGGAAGTATTACAAGCCAAAGAAACAAGCGGCTGGGTATCTTTCTTTACAACGATCATTCCATTTGTCATTATCTTTATTCTGTTCTTCTTCTTACTTAACCAAGCTCAAGGCGGCGGAAGCCGTGTCATGAACTTCGGGAAAAGTAAAGCAAAGCTATATAGCGAAGAGAAGAAGAAAGTTCGCTTTAAAGATGTAGCGGGAGCAGATGAAGAGAAGCAAGAACTTGTAGAGGTAGTGGAATTCTTAAAGGATCCACGCAAATTCTCTGAAGTAGGTGCCCGTATTCCAAAGGGTGTCCTTCTAGTAGGACCTCCAGGTACAGGTAAAACCTTACTTGCACGAGCAGTTGCTGGAGAAGCAGGAGTTCCTTTCTTCTCAATCAGTGGTTCCGACTTCGTTGAAATGTTTGTCGGTGTCGGTGCATCTCGTGTACGTGATTTATTCGAAAATGCGAAGAAGAATGCACCTTGTATCATTTTCATCGATGAGATTGATGCGGTCGGTCGTCAACGTGGAGCAGGTTTAGGTGGAGGTCACGATGAGCGTGAACAAACCCTTAACCAGTTACTAGTCGAAATGGACGGCTTTGGCGCTAACGAAGGTATTATCATTGTCGCTGCAACAAACCGACCAGACATTCTGGATCCTGCATTGTTACGTCCAGGGCGTTTCGACCGTCAAATTACAGTAGATCGTCCCGACCTTAGAGGACGTGAAGCGGTTCTTAAAGTACATTCTCATAATAAACCGCTTGATGATTCAGTGGATCTAAAAGCGATTGCGATGAGAACACCAGGCTTCTCTGGAGCCGACTTAGAAAACCTTCTGAACGAAGCAGCTCTTGTAGCAGCCCGTGAGGATAAGAAGAAAATCGATATGCGTGATATTGATGAAGCAACTGACCGTGTCATTGCTGGTCCTGCTAAGAAGAGCCGCGTCATATCTGAAAAAGAACGTAAAATCGTGGCTTTCCACGAAGCGGGTCACACCGTTATCGGTTTAGTCCTTGATGAAGCAGATATGGTACATAAGGTGACCATCGTTCCTCGTGGGCAAGCAGGCGGATATGCCGTTATGCTTCCGAAAGAAGATCGTTACTTTATGACGAAGCCTGAGCTTCTAGATAAGATTACCGGTTTACTTGGTGGTCGTGTAGCAGAGGAAATCATCTTCGGTGATGTATCAACCGGTGCTCACAATGACTTCCAACGTGCAACTGGAATCGCCCGTAAAATGGTCACTGAATATGGTATGAGTGATAAGCTCGGACCACTTCAGTTCGGTCAATCTCAAGGTGGTCAAGTGTTCTTGGGACGTGACATCAATAGTGAGCAAAACTATTCAGATGCCATCGCATACGAAATTGACCTGGAAATGCAGCGTCTAATTAAAGAGAGCTATGAGAGAGCGAAGCGAATTCTTACTGAGAATCGCGACAAGCTTGAGCTCATTGCGAAAACATTATTAGACATCGAAACATTGGATGCGGCACAAATCAAGCATTTAATGGATCACGGTAAACTACCGGAACGTATCTATGAATCCGACCAGGAAAATAGTGACGTGAAAGTAAATATCCAAAAGAAAAATGAAGAAACTGTGATCGAAGAAGACACGGCTTCAAAAGAAGACGATTCTAACTCAGATCGCACGTAA
- the spoIIE gene encoding stage II sporulation protein E encodes MGKADQSIIEPVQNVDIEHTRVELSKRMKSIYSKLEWLFVEKGIALFVIGFLLGRALILSHLTPFALPFFATVYIIRREKSPIALIGLLAGALTLSLPSISYTFVSAVIFLLAFRLSQKYHKNNLRVVAFYVFFTVMVAKLSFDYIQQGQALTVYNGVMALIEASLAFLLTYIFIQSVPLVTIQRRRKSLKTEEVVSLIILLASIMTGTIGWSVYNLSVEHVLSRYLVLLFSFIAGATVGSTVGVVTGLVFSLANVSSFYQMSLLAFSGLLGGLMKEGKKFGAAIGLLIATLLMGMYGETDTVITKTLYESGVAILLLFLTPQSLTSKIAKHIPGTAEYQQEQQGYMRRVRDVTANRVTQFSSVFQALSNSFQQIEDRFEEEEDKEFDYFLSNVTEKTCQTCFKKDQCWARNFDKTYNLMKDVMTEYDQGRVPLSSKLAREVEKHCTREKKLKETIYQELTFYQANLKLKKQVQESRKLVADQLLGVSEVMGNFAKEIQRERENHHIQEEQILASIGEFGIEIENIEIYNLEQGNVDIDMTMPYCGGHGQGEKLIAPMLSDILGENIIVQKEECAQFPNGQCHVTFQSAKKFVVDTGASHAAKGGGLVSGDSYSMIELGRGKYAVAISDGMGNGERAHYESNETLRLLKKILESGIEEQVAIKSINSILSLRTNDEIFSTLDLAMIDLQNASSRFLKIGSTPSFIKRGDKIIKVEASNLPMGMLQQDFDVDVVSEQLKAGDLLIMMSDGAFEGPKHVENYDLWMKRKIKELETEEPQEVADILMEEVIRSSSGLIEDDMTIVVSKIKHNIPKWSSIPVQKSKSKDKKRIS; translated from the coding sequence ATGGGGAAAGCCGATCAGTCGATCATAGAACCTGTTCAGAACGTGGACATTGAACACACTAGGGTGGAACTATCCAAAAGAATGAAGTCTATTTATTCGAAACTGGAGTGGCTGTTCGTAGAAAAGGGCATCGCCTTATTCGTTATCGGATTTTTATTGGGAAGAGCGTTGATCCTTTCACATTTAACGCCGTTCGCACTGCCGTTCTTCGCTACCGTTTACATTATTCGGAGAGAGAAATCTCCCATTGCGCTAATCGGATTGCTTGCAGGAGCTCTCACCTTATCTCTTCCTAGTATCAGTTATACGTTTGTCAGTGCGGTAATATTCCTATTAGCGTTTCGATTGTCTCAGAAATATCACAAGAATAATTTGAGAGTCGTCGCTTTTTATGTATTCTTCACAGTCATGGTGGCAAAGCTTTCATTCGATTATATCCAGCAAGGACAAGCACTGACTGTGTACAACGGAGTAATGGCGTTAATAGAAGCGAGCCTTGCCTTTCTCTTAACTTATATTTTTATTCAAAGCGTACCCCTTGTAACCATTCAGCGGAGAAGGAAATCGCTGAAAACGGAAGAAGTGGTCAGCCTGATCATCCTATTAGCATCTATCATGACAGGTACAATCGGATGGTCAGTATACAATCTGTCTGTGGAACATGTGTTATCGAGATACTTAGTGCTGCTGTTTTCCTTTATAGCAGGGGCTACAGTGGGCTCAACAGTAGGGGTTGTCACTGGGCTTGTTTTCAGTTTAGCCAACGTTTCCAGCTTTTATCAAATGAGCTTGCTTGCTTTTTCGGGGCTTCTGGGCGGACTTATGAAAGAAGGAAAGAAATTCGGAGCAGCAATCGGTTTGTTAATCGCTACTTTACTAATGGGTATGTACGGAGAAACAGATACAGTCATAACGAAAACCTTATATGAATCGGGGGTAGCGATTTTACTCTTATTCTTAACCCCTCAAAGTTTAACATCTAAAATTGCCAAGCATATTCCGGGAACAGCGGAATATCAGCAGGAACAACAGGGATACATGCGCAGAGTCAGAGATGTGACCGCTAATAGGGTCACGCAGTTTTCCTCGGTGTTTCAAGCTTTATCCAATAGTTTTCAACAAATAGAAGACCGATTTGAAGAGGAGGAAGATAAAGAGTTTGATTATTTCTTAAGTAATGTGACAGAGAAAACGTGTCAAACCTGTTTTAAGAAAGATCAGTGCTGGGCCAGGAATTTTGATAAAACCTATAATCTGATGAAAGATGTGATGACCGAATATGATCAGGGCCGTGTCCCACTGTCTTCAAAACTTGCTAGAGAAGTAGAGAAGCATTGTACGAGAGAGAAAAAACTGAAAGAAACCATATATCAGGAGCTGACCTTCTATCAAGCGAATCTGAAATTAAAGAAGCAGGTGCAGGAAAGCAGGAAGCTGGTCGCCGACCAATTACTTGGAGTGTCAGAGGTGATGGGGAACTTCGCGAAAGAAATTCAAAGAGAAAGGGAGAATCATCATATTCAGGAAGAACAAATCTTAGCTAGCATTGGAGAGTTTGGAATCGAGATTGAAAACATTGAAATCTATAACCTGGAACAAGGAAATGTCGATATAGATATGACCATGCCTTATTGCGGGGGGCATGGACAGGGTGAAAAGCTGATTGCCCCGATGCTATCGGATATATTAGGAGAAAATATCATTGTTCAAAAGGAGGAGTGTGCTCAATTTCCGAACGGTCAATGTCATGTGACTTTCCAATCTGCCAAGAAATTTGTAGTGGATACAGGAGCTTCTCATGCAGCGAAAGGGGGAGGGCTGGTATCAGGAGACAGCTACTCGATGATTGAATTAGGAAGGGGAAAATATGCTGTTGCGATTAGTGACGGGATGGGTAACGGAGAACGGGCTCACTATGAAAGCAATGAAACGCTTAGGCTTTTGAAAAAGATACTGGAATCCGGGATTGAAGAACAAGTAGCGATCAAATCCATCAACTCGATTCTATCTCTCAGAACGAATGATGAAATATTCTCCACATTGGATTTAGCCATGATCGATCTGCAGAATGCGTCATCGAGGTTCTTGAAAATTGGTTCAACCCCGAGTTTCATTAAGCGGGGAGATAAAATCATCAAGGTAGAGGCAAGCAATTTACCCATGGGGATGCTTCAGCAGGATTTCGATGTGGATGTCGTGTCTGAGCAGTTAAAAGCAGGAGACCTTCTCATTATGATGAGTGATGGTGCCTTTGAAGGGCCGAAACATGTAGAAAATTATGATCTCTGGATGAAGAGGAAAATAAAGGAGCTGGAAACGGAGGAACCACAAGAAGTGGCCGATATTCTAATGGAGGAAGTGATCAGGTCGAGCTCCGGCTTAATAGAAGATGATATGACCATTGTAGTTTCAAAAATCAAACACAATATACCGAAGTGGTCGTCTATCCCTGTGCAAAAATCGAAATCAAAGGATAAAAAGAGAATTTCCTAG
- a CDS encoding S1 domain-containing RNA-binding protein — protein MSIEVGSKLQGKVTGITNFGAFVELSEGSTGLVHISEVADNYVKDINEHLKVGDEVTVKVINVEKDGKIGLSIRKAKEQPQRPQRPQRPQRPRNNNNKQNDTRTKESFEQKMARFLKDSEDRLSSLKKNTESRRGGKGAKKG, from the coding sequence ATGTCAATCGAAGTAGGCAGCAAGTTACAGGGTAAGGTAACAGGTATTACAAATTTCGGAGCGTTCGTGGAATTATCGGAAGGTTCAACAGGTTTAGTTCACATTAGTGAAGTTGCAGACAACTATGTTAAGGATATTAACGAACACCTTAAAGTTGGCGACGAAGTAACAGTTAAGGTTATTAATGTTGAGAAAGATGGAAAGATCGGTTTGTCCATCCGAAAAGCGAAAGAGCAACCACAACGCCCGCAGCGCCCTCAGCGTCCTCAACGCCCGCGTAATAATAATAACAAACAGAACGACACACGTACTAAAGAGAGTTTCGAACAAAAGATGGCACGTTTCTTGAAAGACAGTGAGGATCGTTTATCATCTTTAAAGAAAAATACTGAGTCTCGTCGTGGTGGAAAAGGGGCGAAAAAAGGTTAA
- a CDS encoding DinB family protein produces MKKEQIIDHHESFKLWLNELKRINDKEWFQPMEESKWSIAANVSHMIKWDQYSLVEILPKVSEGVQLSPFPDFQRFNGEAKRYAHDVVNKEALIEEGIKTRESIIAYVSSLSDDDLQHSFSVGDQSFTLDEFFEDFIGHDKHHQEQIEEVVSAEKA; encoded by the coding sequence ATGAAAAAAGAACAGATAATTGATCACCATGAATCGTTTAAGCTGTGGCTTAATGAATTGAAAAGGATCAATGACAAAGAGTGGTTTCAGCCAATGGAGGAAAGCAAGTGGTCGATTGCTGCAAATGTTTCTCACATGATCAAATGGGACCAATATTCATTAGTGGAGATTCTCCCAAAGGTTTCAGAAGGAGTACAGTTGTCTCCTTTTCCGGATTTTCAACGTTTTAATGGAGAAGCTAAAAGATATGCGCATGACGTGGTAAATAAGGAAGCTTTGATTGAAGAGGGTATCAAGACACGCGAATCGATTATAGCTTATGTAAGTAGCTTATCTGATGATGATTTACAACATTCGTTCTCAGTAGGAGATCAAAGCTTTACACTTGATGAGTTTTTTGAAGACTTTATCGGTCATGATAAACATCACCAGGAGCAAATTGAAGAAGTTGTGTCTGCAGAAAAAGCTTGA
- a CDS encoding serine/threonine-protein kinase: MMNNTSKKPFNFPPGTVIRGKWYKQIYTVVKELGYGANGIVYLVQGSSGYQALKMSDSNVSITSEVNVLKSFSKVQGAPLGPKLLDVDDWEYRGQKIHFYVMEYIQGTDLLSFVQSKGFSWTGVLIAQLLTDLERIHKEGWVFGDLKPENLIVTGPPYRIRCIDVGGTTINGRAIKEFTEFFDRGYWVGGSRRAEPSYDLFSVGMILINLAYPERFTKAGNGNMQQLRQAIGSKDQLKKFEGSILDALEGKFQSASDMRVSLLNGLSHSQPVQQPKSKPKVSKPVSTSAPASSSAAHSRYQNQRNKKSSHFLETVLVVMIVSLLYVLYIYGELM; the protein is encoded by the coding sequence ATGATGAACAATACTTCGAAGAAACCATTTAATTTCCCGCCTGGAACAGTTATACGAGGAAAATGGTATAAGCAGATCTACACCGTTGTAAAAGAATTAGGGTATGGTGCGAACGGGATCGTCTACCTGGTACAAGGTTCGTCTGGATATCAGGCGTTAAAGATGAGTGACAGCAATGTTTCCATTACCTCGGAAGTGAATGTATTAAAATCTTTCTCTAAGGTCCAAGGTGCTCCCCTTGGGCCAAAGCTTCTTGATGTGGATGATTGGGAGTATCGTGGACAGAAAATCCATTTTTACGTGATGGAATATATTCAAGGTACTGACTTGTTGTCATTTGTTCAATCAAAAGGATTTTCGTGGACGGGTGTACTCATTGCTCAGCTCCTGACAGATCTGGAGAGAATTCATAAGGAAGGATGGGTCTTTGGGGATTTAAAACCTGAAAACTTGATCGTCACCGGACCTCCTTACCGAATTCGCTGTATTGATGTTGGGGGAACGACCATCAATGGGCGGGCAATCAAAGAGTTTACGGAGTTTTTTGATAGAGGATACTGGGTAGGGGGGTCCCGAAGAGCCGAACCTTCTTATGATCTTTTCTCTGTGGGGATGATCCTCATTAATTTAGCCTATCCAGAGCGTTTCACCAAGGCAGGAAACGGGAATATGCAACAATTAAGGCAGGCTATCGGTTCCAAAGACCAATTGAAAAAGTTTGAAGGATCGATCCTTGATGCCCTGGAAGGGAAATTTCAATCTGCCAGTGATATGAGGGTCAGCCTCCTGAATGGACTTTCTCACTCTCAGCCAGTACAGCAGCCCAAATCGAAACCTAAAGTAAGTAAACCTGTTTCAACTAGCGCTCCTGCAAGTTCATCCGCTGCCCATAGCAGATATCAAAATCAACGAAATAAAAAATCTAGTCACTTTCTTGAGACTGTGCTCGTGGTGATGATTGTTTCGTTATTATATGTTTTGTATATCTATGGAGAATTGATGTAG
- the hslO gene encoding Hsp33 family molecular chaperone HslO produces MSDYLVKALAYNGQVRAYAVKSTDTVGEAQRRHGTWPTASAALGRSISAGVMMGAMLKGENKLTIKVEGGGPIGAILVDSNAKGEVRGYVTNPHVHFDLNEQGKLDVRRAVGTTGTLSIVKDIGMRDHFSGQVPIVSGELGEDFTYYFVTSDQVPSSVGVGVLVNPDNSILAAGGFILQLMPGTDDETITKIEERLAKIPPISKLIENGLTPEEVLEEVLGKGEVKVLETLPVAFKCQCNKERFSNAIISLGEQEIQEMIDEDGSAEASCHFCNETYVFSKEELEELKANAKQ; encoded by the coding sequence ATGAGCGACTATTTAGTAAAAGCGTTAGCCTATAATGGCCAAGTACGTGCTTATGCAGTAAAAAGCACGGATACAGTAGGAGAAGCACAAAGAAGACATGGAACATGGCCAACTGCATCAGCAGCATTAGGTAGAAGCATTAGTGCCGGAGTGATGATGGGGGCTATGTTAAAAGGAGAAAATAAATTAACGATCAAAGTAGAGGGCGGAGGCCCGATCGGTGCCATTCTTGTAGATAGTAATGCAAAAGGGGAGGTCAGGGGATATGTGACCAATCCTCATGTACACTTCGATTTAAACGAGCAGGGGAAGCTTGATGTCCGTCGTGCAGTCGGTACAACAGGGACGTTATCCATTGTTAAGGATATCGGTATGAGGGATCATTTCTCCGGTCAGGTTCCGATTGTTTCAGGAGAACTTGGTGAAGACTTTACGTATTATTTCGTCACTTCAGATCAGGTACCCTCTTCTGTAGGAGTAGGTGTGCTTGTGAACCCTGACAACTCCATTCTTGCAGCAGGCGGATTCATCCTCCAGCTAATGCCGGGAACGGATGATGAAACGATTACGAAGATTGAGGAACGCTTAGCTAAAATCCCTCCGATCTCTAAATTAATCGAAAATGGACTCACACCTGAAGAGGTATTGGAAGAAGTGCTTGGAAAAGGGGAAGTCAAAGTACTTGAAACGCTTCCGGTAGCATTTAAGTGTCAGTGTAATAAAGAACGTTTTTCAAATGCCATCATCAGCTTAGGGGAGCAGGAAATTCAAGAAATGATTGATGAAGATGGAAGTGCAGAGGCAAGCTGTCACTTCTGTAATGAAACGTATGTATTTTCTAAAGAAGAATTAGAAGAACTGAAAGCAAACGCGA